A window from Armatimonas rosea encodes these proteins:
- a CDS encoding DUF1559 domain-containing protein, with protein sequence MQQKRGFTLIELLVVIAIIAILAAILFPVFAQAREKARQTSCLSNMKQIGTALMMYSQDYDEMIPGYRFAYANPFAADTRVGANAKTATFTNQILQSYTKNDQIWRCPSKPNSWVNIDAAGAMGNAGSGFQSYGGQNSYAMNNYVFKSNAGFALAAFEAPADTLAMVDASYYNALPRYACALRADPTGTLFVTAGTSYPNYWKNLGNSYWGFADLPNPTDQQAMDRGKSRHSGVLNVIWLDGHAKALPYNKVANVTNQAADFLIWDPYKQGCN encoded by the coding sequence ATGCAACAAAAACGTGGTTTTACCTTAATCGAGCTTCTTGTCGTCATCGCCATTATCGCGATTCTTGCCGCCATTCTCTTCCCGGTCTTTGCACAGGCCCGTGAGAAGGCCCGCCAGACCTCCTGCCTCTCCAACATGAAGCAGATCGGGACCGCGCTGATGATGTATTCCCAGGACTACGATGAGATGATCCCGGGGTACCGTTTTGCCTATGCCAACCCGTTTGCTGCCGATACGCGGGTTGGAGCCAACGCCAAGACGGCTACTTTTACGAACCAGATCCTACAGTCCTACACGAAAAATGACCAGATCTGGCGCTGCCCCTCGAAGCCCAACTCCTGGGTGAATATCGATGCCGCCGGCGCGATGGGCAACGCGGGCAGCGGATTCCAGAGCTACGGAGGGCAGAACTCCTACGCCATGAACAACTACGTCTTCAAGTCCAACGCAGGCTTTGCCCTTGCTGCCTTTGAAGCACCTGCGGATACCCTTGCAATGGTCGATGCCAGCTACTACAACGCGCTGCCTCGCTATGCCTGTGCTCTCCGAGCCGATCCGACAGGGACTCTCTTTGTGACCGCAGGGACGAGCTACCCGAACTACTGGAAGAACCTTGGGAACTCTTACTGGGGGTTTGCCGATCTTCCCAACCCCACCGATCAGCAGGCGATGGATCGTGGGAAGTCACGACACAGCGGGGTTCTGAATGTCATCTGGCTCGACGGTCACGCTAAGGCGCTTCCCTACAATAAAGTGGCAAATGTTACCAACCAGGCTGCCGACTTCTTGATCTGGGATCCCTACAAGCAGGGCTGTAACTAA